The following DNA comes from Ardenticatenales bacterium.
TACAGCAGCGAGTTGCCTTCCAGGACGTAACCGCCGCCGGCATCGATCGGGCCAACGGAGGACATTTTCAATCCGATGATCAGTAGCGGGAGGGCAAAAACCATGCCCGCCAACGGCCCCGCCGCGCCGATGTCCAGCAGCGCCCGCCGGTTCGTGACGGGCGCCTTCAGTTGAATGAATGCGCCCAGCGTGCCGATCAGCGAGAAGGGCATGGGGATGAAGTAGGGCAGCGTGACGGCCACGCCGTGGTGGCGGGCGGCGAAATAGTGCCCCAGTTCGTGCGCCCCCAGGATGAGCATGATGCTGAGGCTGAACGGCAGCCCTAGCCAGATTTCCCGCAGCAGGTTTTGCCCGGTAAAGGCCGGGTCGCTGGCCGCGCCTACGTAAAGGGTGGAGATGATGGTGACGATGAGCAGCAGCAGGTTGATCCGCGGATTCGAAGGGGGGGGATCAAAGACGATGGACATGGCGATGAGGACGGGTTCGCCATCTTGTTGCCGCAGCAGTGGCGTAAAGCCCTGGGGTTGAAAGCGGCGGCGCACTTCGATGAAGCTTTCGCCCGCGTCGCGCATAAATTGGCCGCGAAAACGGACGTAGCCGGGGTGGGGTGAGCCGATGGTCATGTCTTCAATGACGTACAGATCCGCGATAGATTGTCGCAGCCCGGCGACCTGTTCCAGGGTAATGTTGTTTTGTATCGGACCGAACATGAGGGTGATGTCCTGTTGCGTGAATAGAGACTGGCGCAGCCTCAAAGGCCATTCCAGTCTGGTTCCCAATCATGAAGACTCCTCGTTTTCGTCGTCGCCCCAGCTAACGATCCAGATACACGCGCCGGCCACGAGAAAGGTGATGACGATCAGCCAGAACCACTGACTGGCCTGTAGCCCAATTTCGCGGGCTTCAAAAATCAGGATGATCACCATCCCCAGGCCCAATGCGAACCAGGCGGTGA
Coding sequences within:
- a CDS encoding site-2 protease family protein, which gives rise to MRLRQSLFTQQDITLMFGPIQNNITLEQVAGLRQSIADLYVIEDMTIGSPHPGYVRFRGQFMRDAGESFIEVRRRFQPQGFTPLLRQQDGEPVLIAMSIVFDPPPSNPRINLLLLIVTIISTLYVGAASDPAFTGQNLLREIWLGLPFSLSIMLILGAHELGHYFAARHHGVAVTLPYFIPMPFSLIGTLGAFIQLKAPVTNRRALLDIGAAGPLAGMVFALPLLIIGLKMSSVGPIDAGGGYVLEGNSLLYAFLKIVLFGRMLPDGAVDVSLNQVAWAGWVGLLVTGLNLLPVAQLDGGHIAYVLSGKWAKRLYWPVLISLLGLGALVTQNVLQWGFWVLLLLLLGNRHAEPLDDVTPLDPRRRAIAIFSLLLFVLVFVPVPITFVPPG